A region of Vitis vinifera cultivar Pinot Noir 40024 chromosome 15, ASM3070453v1 DNA encodes the following proteins:
- the LOC100244810 gene encoding K(+) efflux antiporter 2, chloroplastic, with translation MDFACSFRQPNVFLNGEGTSYKTLDRFYSRFRFRSPGFNNNSIGNPKLISRAYPNKKMKKMIAFSGFNMTRVFKQEFEGKNLRRSLIYDFNIALSCSRAKCQSNDSLAYIDGNGRNVEFLESHDESSIAGPDDGDQLNRLGEGEGEGEVVEALSLDELREVLQKAIKELEVASLNSTMFEDKAQKISEAAIALQDEAAIAWNDVNSVLNTIQEIVNEECIAKEAVQKATMALSLAEARLQVAKESLEAAKIVSISPESSRESDSEDESRMEGFSSLRKEEEAFLVAQEDIRHCKATLLSCEAELKRLQCRKEELQKEVDKLNEKAEKTQMDALKAEEEVANIMLLAEQAVAFELEATQHVNDAEIAIQKVEKSLSNSQVETPETTQGPVFSDETLVEEEKASQGISGDVSVERERDMPTEGVSFLSESLSDSQPFEELKQYDDLSDQENGKLSLESPKEPEAETEKSKTGVQTKKQETQKDLTRDSSMLNAPKILLKKSSRFFSASFFSFTVDGTDLMESARRQFPKLVVGMLLLGAGVTFYSNRAERSSLVLHQPDVITTSIEEVSSNAKPLVRQIRKLPKRIKKLIAMLPHQEMNEEEASLFDMLWLLLASVIFVPIFQKIPGGSPVLGYLAAGILIGPYGLSIIRHVHGTKAIAEFGVVFLLFNIGLELSVERLSSMKKYVFGLGTAQVLVTAVVVGLVTHFISGQPGPAAIVIGNGLALSSTAVVLQVLQERGESTSRHGRATFSVLLFQDLAVVVLLILIPLISPNSSKGGIGFQAIAEALGLAAVKALVAIAAIIAGGRLLLRPIYKQIAENQNAEIFSANTLLVILGTSLLTARAGLSMALGAFLAGLLLAETEFSLQVESDIAPYRGLLLGLFFMTVGMSIDPKLLISNFPVIMGTLGLLIGGKALLVALVGKLFGISIISAIRVGLLLAPGGEFAFVAFGEAVNQGIMSPQLSSLLFLVVGISMALTPWLAAGGQLIASRFEQHDVRSLLPVESETDDLQDHIIICGFGRVGQIIAQLLSERLIPFVALDVRSDRVAMGRALDLPVYFGDAGSREVLHKVGAERACAAAITLDTPGANYRTVWALSKYFPNVKTFVRAHDVDHGLNLEKAGATAVVPETLEPSLQLAAAVLAQAKLPTSEIAATINEFRSRHLSELTELCEASGSSLGYGFSRIASKSKPQPPDSSDENQITEGTLAV, from the exons ATGGATTTTGCATGTAGTTTTCGGCAGCCCAATGtttttcttaatggtgaaggcACAAGTTATAAAACCTTGGATCGATTTTATTCGCGCTTTAGGTTTCGAAGTCCAGGTTTTAATAACAACTCTATTGGAAATCCAAAGCTTATTTCCAGAGCATATccaaataaaaagatgaagaaaatgattGCCTTTAGTGGTTTCAATATGACCAGGGTTTTCAAGCAAGAGTTTGAGGGTAAGAATTTAAGGAGATCATTGATTTACGATTTTAATATTGCTTTAAGTTGTTCAAGGGCTAAGTGTCAAAGCAATGATTCTTTAGCATATATTGATGGCAATGGTAGAAATGTAGAATTTTTAGAAAGTCATGATGAGAGTTCAATAGCTGGACCTGATGATGGTGACCAGTTGAATAGGTTGGGAGAGGGAGAAGGAGAAGGGGAAGTAGTGGAAGCGCTGAGTTTGGATGAATTGAGGGAAGTGTTGCAGAAGGCTATTAAAGAATTGGAAGTTGCAAGTCTTAATAGTACCATGTTTGAGGATAAGGCTCAGAAAATATCAGAAGCCGCCATAGCCTTGCAGGATGAAGCAGCAATTGCTTGGAATGATGTTAATTCTGTGCTTAATACTATTCAAGAAATTGTAAATGAAGAATGTATTGCCAAAGAAGCTGTTCAGAAAGCAACAATGGCTCTTTCTTTAGCTGAAGCGAGGCTTCAGGTGGCTAAAGAATCATTGGAAGCTGCAAAAATAGTGAGTATTTCACCAGAAAGTTCTAGAGAGAGTGACTCAGAAGATGAAAGCAGAATGGAAGGGTTTAGTTCATTAAGGAAAGAGGAAGAGGCATTTTTAGTTGCCCAGGAAGATATTAGGCACTGTAAGGCAACTTTATTGAGTTGTGAGGCAGAGCTGAAACGCTTGCAGTGTAGAAAGGAGGAGTTGCAGAAGGAAGTGGATAAGTTGAATGAAAAGGCAGAGAAAACACAGATGGATGCTTTGAAAGCAGAGGAGGAGGTGGCAAACATAATGCTTTTGGCAGAACAAGCTGTTGCTTTTGAACTCGAGGCTACACAGCATGTTAATGATGCAGAGATTGCCATACAGAAAGTAGAGAAGAGTCTCTCAAATTCTCAGGTTGAAACCCCTGAAACTACTCAAGGACCAGTCTTCAGTGATGAGACTCTTGTTGAGGAGGAAAAGGCAAGTCAAGGAATTTCTGGTGATGTTagtgttgaaagagagagagatatgcCAACTGAAGGTGTTAGTTTTCTTAGCGAGTCTTTATCAGATAGCCAGCCTTTTGAAGAGTTGAAACAATATGATGATTTGAGTGATCAAGAGAATGGGAAATTAAGTTTGGAGTCTCCTAAAGAACCTGAAGCAGAAACAGAAAAATCAAAGACTGGggttcaaacaaaaaaacaggAAACACAGAAGGATTTGACAAGGGACAGTTCAATGTTAAATGctccaaaaatattattaaagaaatCTTCTCGGTTCTTTTCTGCATCATTCTTCTCTTTCACAGTAGATGGGACAGATCTCATGGAGTCTGCTAGGAGGCAATTCCCCAAGTTGGTTGTTGGAATGTTGCTTCTCGGGGCTGG GGTCACCTTTTATTCTAATCGAGCAGAGAGGAGTTCTCTGGTGCTTCATCAACCAGATGTCATTACCACTAGTATTGAAGAAGTTTCCTCAAATGCGAAGCCTCTGGTCCGACAGATACGAAAACTGCCCAAGAGAATTAAGAAACTAATTGCTATGCTTCCTCACCAAGAG ATGAATGAGGAAGAAGCTTCCCTTTTTGACATGTTATGGTTACTGCTAGCAAGTGTTATATTTGTGCCTATATTCCAGAAAATTCCTGGAG GCAGTCCTGTTCTTGGTTACTTGGCTGCTGGTATCTTGATTGGGCCTTATGGTCTCTCTATTATTCGTCATGTACATGGGACCAAAGCGATTGCAGAATTTGGAGTTGTTTTCTTGCTATTTAATATTGGTCTTGAG CTATCTGTTGAAAGGCTGAGTTCCATGAAGAAATATGTTTTTGGATTGGGCACTGCTCAG GTTTTGGTGACGGCGGTGGTGGTTGGCTTGGTTACTCATTTTATATCTGGGCAGCCTGGTCCTGCTGCAATTGTTATTGGGAATGGCCTGGCATTATCCTCTACTGCTGTTGTCCTCCAG GTGCTGCAGGAGCGAGGGGAGAGCACCTCACGTCATGGACGTGCTACATTTTCTGTCTTGCTTTTCCAG GATTTGGCTGTTGTGGTTCTTCTAATACTCATACCTCTGATTTCACCAAATTCATCTAAAGGAGGG ATTGGTTTTCAAGCCATTGCTGAAGCTCTCGGACTGGCTGCTGTTAAGGCATTAGTTGCCATTGCTGCCATAATTGCTGGTGGACGCTTG CTACTTAGACCAATTTATAAGCAAATTGCTGAAAATCAAAATGCAGAGATATTTTCTGCCAATACACTTCTTGTTATCTTGGGGACTAGTCTCCTTACAGCCAGG GCAGGCCTTTCCATGGCATTGGGAGCATTTTTGGCTGGTTTGCTTCTTGCAGAAACTGAATTTTCCTTACAGGTTGAATCAGATATTGCTCCATATCGTGGCCTTTTATTGGGTCTCTTCTTCATGACG GTGGGAATGTCTATTGATCCAAAGCTTCTTATTTCAAACTTTCCAGTTATAATGGGGACATTAGGACTCTTAATTGGTGGCAAGGCTTTATTGGTTGCTTTAGTTGGCAAACTTTTTGGCATTTCAATCATATCTGCAATAAGAGTTGGTCTTCTTCTTGCTCCGGGGGGAGAATTTGCTTTTGTGGCTTTTGGTGAAGCCGTTAATCAG GGCATAATGTCTCCTCAGCTATCATCTTTGCTGTTTCTTGTGGTGGGAATTTCTATGGCCCTGACCCCATGGTTAGCTGCTGGAGGACAATTAATTGCGTCTCGTTTTGAGCAGCATGATGTGCGAAGTTTGTTACCTGTTGAGAGTGAG ACAGATGATTTGCAAGATCATATTATCATTTGTGGATTTGGACGTGTTGGACAG ATCATTGCTCAGCTTCTCTCAGAACGACTAATTCCATTTGTTGCACTTGATGTGAGGAG TGATCGAGTTGCAATGGGGCGTGCCCTCGACCTTCCTGTTTATTTTGGAGATGCTGGTAGTCGAGAG GTTCTCCACAAAGTTGGTGCTGAAAGAGCATGTGCTGCTGCAATAACTCTAGATACTCCTGGTGCAAACTATAGAACTGTTTGGGCCCTGAGCAAGTATTTTCCCAATGTGAAAACATTTGTCCGTGCTCATGATGTTGATCATGGCCTTAATTTGGAAAAGGCTGGGGCAACAGCG GTTGTTCCAGAGACCTTGGAACCAAGTCTGCAGTTAGCTGCTGCTGTTCTTGCACAG GCGAAATTGCCCACATCAGAGATTGCAGCTACAATCAACGAGTTCAGATCCCGCCACCTCTCCGAGCTCACTGAG CTATGTGAAGCAAGCGGAAGCTCCCTTGGCTATGGATTCTCTCGGATCGCGAGTAAATCCAAACCTCAACCCCCTGATTCTTCGGATGAGAACCAGATCACCGAGGGAACATTAGCTGTATGA
- the LOC100249948 gene encoding bifunctional protein FolD 4, chloroplastic isoform X2, with translation MASSMAFADCSTSAPTRTFLFSRLRPRRGLPSIPPHLLRGLPVAGFRLPSLRITNSPSSFPKAAISTEASAMVIDGKSIAKEIRHEITTEISRMKDEIGVIPGLAVILVGDRKDSTTYVRNKKKACESVGIKSYEVCLPEDSTEEEVLKFISGFNDDPEVHGILVQLPLPSHMNEQNILNAVSIEKDVDGFHPLNIGRLAMRGREPLFVPCTPKGCIELLHRCNIDIKGKQAVVIGRSNIVGMPAALLLLREDATVSIVHSRTKNPEEVTSQADIIIAAVGQPNMVRGSWIKPGAVIIDVGINPVEDATSPRGYRLVGDVCYEEACKIASAVTPVPGGVGPMTIAMLLSNTLSSAKRMHNFQ, from the exons ATGGCATCTTCCATGGCGTTCGCAGACTGTTCAACCTCCGCTCCTACTCGAACCTTCCTATTCAGCAGACTCAGACCCCGCAGAGGCCTCCCCTCTATCCCACCACATCTCCTTCGAGGACTCCCAGTAGCTGGTTTCCGGCTCCCCAGCCTTCGTATAACAAACTCACCGTCCTCCTTTCCTAAAG CTGCAATATCTACAGAGGCCTCTGCTATGGTAATTGATGGGAAATCAATTGCCAAGGAAATAAGACATGAGATAACTACTGAAATATCAAGAATGAAGGATGAAATTGGTGTCATTCCTGGGCTAGCAGTTATTCTGGTTGGGGATAGGAAGGATTCTACAACTTACGTTCGTAACAAGAAAAAGGCTTGTGAATCTGTAGGGATCAAGTCTTATGAAGTGTGCTTGCCTGAGGACTCCACGGAAGAAGAAGTGCTTAAGTTCATCTCAGGCTTTAATGACGATCCTGAAGTTCATGGCATCCTTGTTCAATTGCCTTTACCTTCT CATATGAATGAGCAGAACATCTTAAATGCTGTTAGCATTGAGAAAGATGTGGATGGATTTCACCCATTGAACATCGGTCGGCTTGCCATGCGAGGCAGAGAGCCCTTGTTTGTCCCTTGTACGCCAAAAGGGTGCATAGAGTTATTGCATAGATGTAACATTGACATCAAAGGAAAGCAGGCTGTTGTGATTGGCCGAAGCAATATTGTTGGGATGCCAGCTGCTCTATTACTGCTA AGAGAAGATGCTACTGTGAGTATAGTCCATTCCAGAACCAAGAACCCCGAGGAGGTCACAAGCCAAGCAGATATCATCATCGCAGCtgtaggacaaccaaacatggtGAGGGGTAGCTGGATAAAGCCGGGTGCTGTAATCATTGATGTTGGAATAAATCCGGTAGAG GACGCAACAAGTCCTCGGGGTTATAGGTTGGTTGGAGATGTTTGTTATGAGGAGGCCTGCAAGATAGCTTCTGCTGTTACTCCAGTTCCTGGTGGAGTCGGTCCAATGACTATAGCAATGCTCCTGTCCAATACTCTCAGCTCAGCAAAGAGGATGCACAACTTCCAGTGA
- the LOC100249948 gene encoding bifunctional protein FolD 4, chloroplastic isoform X1 produces MASSMAFADCSTSAPTRTFLFSRLRPRRGLPSIPPHLLRGLPVAGFRLPSLRITNSPSSFPKGNAFLRNKQGFRHFRPFTVLASVSASEAAISTEASAMVIDGKSIAKEIRHEITTEISRMKDEIGVIPGLAVILVGDRKDSTTYVRNKKKACESVGIKSYEVCLPEDSTEEEVLKFISGFNDDPEVHGILVQLPLPSHMNEQNILNAVSIEKDVDGFHPLNIGRLAMRGREPLFVPCTPKGCIELLHRCNIDIKGKQAVVIGRSNIVGMPAALLLLREDATVSIVHSRTKNPEEVTSQADIIIAAVGQPNMVRGSWIKPGAVIIDVGINPVEDATSPRGYRLVGDVCYEEACKIASAVTPVPGGVGPMTIAMLLSNTLSSAKRMHNFQ; encoded by the exons ATGGCATCTTCCATGGCGTTCGCAGACTGTTCAACCTCCGCTCCTACTCGAACCTTCCTATTCAGCAGACTCAGACCCCGCAGAGGCCTCCCCTCTATCCCACCACATCTCCTTCGAGGACTCCCAGTAGCTGGTTTCCGGCTCCCCAGCCTTCGTATAACAAACTCACCGTCCTCCTTTCCTAAAG ggaatgcttttcttcgAAACAAACAGGGTTTCAGACATTTTAGACCGTTTACAGTTTTGGCAAGTGTTTCCGCTTCTGAAG CTGCAATATCTACAGAGGCCTCTGCTATGGTAATTGATGGGAAATCAATTGCCAAGGAAATAAGACATGAGATAACTACTGAAATATCAAGAATGAAGGATGAAATTGGTGTCATTCCTGGGCTAGCAGTTATTCTGGTTGGGGATAGGAAGGATTCTACAACTTACGTTCGTAACAAGAAAAAGGCTTGTGAATCTGTAGGGATCAAGTCTTATGAAGTGTGCTTGCCTGAGGACTCCACGGAAGAAGAAGTGCTTAAGTTCATCTCAGGCTTTAATGACGATCCTGAAGTTCATGGCATCCTTGTTCAATTGCCTTTACCTTCT CATATGAATGAGCAGAACATCTTAAATGCTGTTAGCATTGAGAAAGATGTGGATGGATTTCACCCATTGAACATCGGTCGGCTTGCCATGCGAGGCAGAGAGCCCTTGTTTGTCCCTTGTACGCCAAAAGGGTGCATAGAGTTATTGCATAGATGTAACATTGACATCAAAGGAAAGCAGGCTGTTGTGATTGGCCGAAGCAATATTGTTGGGATGCCAGCTGCTCTATTACTGCTA AGAGAAGATGCTACTGTGAGTATAGTCCATTCCAGAACCAAGAACCCCGAGGAGGTCACAAGCCAAGCAGATATCATCATCGCAGCtgtaggacaaccaaacatggtGAGGGGTAGCTGGATAAAGCCGGGTGCTGTAATCATTGATGTTGGAATAAATCCGGTAGAG GACGCAACAAGTCCTCGGGGTTATAGGTTGGTTGGAGATGTTTGTTATGAGGAGGCCTGCAAGATAGCTTCTGCTGTTACTCCAGTTCCTGGTGGAGTCGGTCCAATGACTATAGCAATGCTCCTGTCCAATACTCTCAGCTCAGCAAAGAGGATGCACAACTTCCAGTGA